The following proteins come from a genomic window of Mariniflexile sp. TRM1-10:
- a CDS encoding vWA domain-containing protein — MIRINVLIRLTLITIVIFTYGCSKGETPIGKKTATGKTSLFEEVTEPESTQTGAILEGTYLSFASESSVGGSTGGTGDWGGGNPNGQFEPGVLTAGEWNDLNNWDFWNNLLNNQEYYEDVNKWHLKEIERYSFLIADNKGSLVANAEISLFSNQVEVWKTKTDNNGMATLWSDLELDELTARVKFEETEAIVKDVKEFATGINKVTLNKAIVNTQIIDIFFAVDATGSMGDEIDYLKAELNNVIKRIKQNNPSLTMRFGSVFYRDKGDEYVTRPFGFTADEASLISFISKQSAAGGGDFPEAVHTAMDIGIMQNSWNDNASTRIMFLLLDAPPHYTQEVISSLELNLIKAAEKGIKIIPITASGIDKATEYLMRSFAILTNGTYVFITDDSGVGNAHLEPTIGEFQVEKLNDLMVRLIGEYVTGNVNI; from the coding sequence TAATAAGATTGACTTTAATAACAATTGTAATATTTACATATGGTTGTTCAAAAGGTGAAACTCCAATAGGAAAAAAGACAGCAACTGGTAAGACAAGTTTGTTTGAAGAGGTAACTGAACCTGAATCAACTCAAACAGGAGCTATTTTAGAAGGAACGTATTTGTCCTTTGCTTCAGAATCTTCTGTCGGAGGCTCAACTGGAGGTACAGGTGATTGGGGAGGTGGGAATCCAAATGGACAATTCGAACCAGGGGTTTTAACTGCAGGTGAATGGAACGATCTTAATAATTGGGATTTCTGGAATAATTTGTTAAATAATCAGGAGTATTATGAAGATGTAAATAAATGGCATCTTAAAGAAATAGAAAGGTATAGTTTTCTGATTGCAGATAATAAAGGATCATTGGTTGCAAATGCTGAAATCAGTCTTTTTTCTAATCAGGTAGAAGTTTGGAAAACTAAAACAGATAATAACGGAATGGCCACATTATGGTCAGATTTAGAACTTGACGAATTAACTGCCCGCGTTAAATTTGAAGAAACTGAAGCGATTGTTAAAGATGTAAAGGAGTTTGCTACGGGTATTAATAAAGTTACCCTAAACAAAGCTATAGTTAACACACAAATAATTGATATATTTTTTGCAGTTGATGCCACTGGTTCGATGGGAGATGAAATTGATTATTTAAAAGCTGAATTAAATAATGTAATTAAACGGATAAAACAAAACAATCCTTCATTAACCATGCGTTTTGGATCCGTATTTTACAGGGATAAAGGTGATGAATATGTAACCCGTCCTTTTGGTTTCACAGCTGATGAAGCAAGTCTGATTTCTTTTATATCAAAACAGTCTGCTGCTGGTGGGGGCGATTTCCCTGAGGCGGTACATACTGCTATGGATATTGGCATTATGCAAAATTCGTGGAACGACAATGCTTCTACCCGCATCATGTTTCTATTATTAGACGCACCACCACACTATACTCAAGAAGTTATTTCAAGTTTGGAATTAAATTTAATTAAGGCTGCGGAAAAAGGTATTAAAATAATACCAATTACAGCTTCTGGTATAGATAAGGCTACGGAATATTTAATGCGTTCTTTTGCAATATTGACTAATGGAACGTATGTTTTCATAACGGATGATAGTGGAGTTGGTAACGCTCACCTAGAACCTACCATTGGAGAATTTCAAGTTGAAAAATTGAATGATTTAATGGTAAGACTGATTGGTGAATATGTTACAGGGAACGTGAATATTTGA